In Thauera sp. JM12B12, one DNA window encodes the following:
- a CDS encoding alpha/beta fold hydrolase, which translates to MSRPLPTEAALLRGPAGAIEVLIDAPEAVKGIALVCHPHPLFGGANTNKVAHTLARAYRDLGFAVIRPNFRGVGKSEGEHDHGEGETEDMLSVLSWAESRWGALPLALGGFSFGGYVQVRVANRLAEGIAPPRQLVLVGMAAGDTTGSGRRYDTPALPKGIPALVIHGENDDTVALANVLDWARPQEQPVIVIPGADHFFHGKLHLIRELIARNVAPA; encoded by the coding sequence GTGCTGATCGACGCCCCGGAAGCCGTGAAGGGCATCGCGCTGGTCTGCCACCCGCACCCGCTGTTCGGCGGCGCCAACACCAACAAGGTCGCGCACACGCTGGCGCGCGCCTACCGCGACCTCGGCTTCGCGGTGATCCGGCCCAACTTCCGCGGCGTCGGCAAGAGCGAGGGCGAGCACGACCACGGCGAGGGCGAGACCGAGGACATGCTGTCGGTGCTGAGCTGGGCCGAGTCGCGCTGGGGCGCGCTGCCGCTGGCGCTTGGCGGCTTCTCCTTCGGCGGCTACGTGCAGGTGCGCGTGGCCAACCGCCTCGCCGAGGGCATCGCGCCGCCGCGTCAGCTCGTGCTGGTGGGCATGGCCGCCGGCGACACCACCGGCAGCGGCCGCCGCTACGACACCCCGGCGCTGCCGAAGGGCATCCCCGCGCTGGTCATTCACGGCGAGAACGACGACACCGTGGCGCTCGCCAACGTGCTCGACTGGGCGCGCCCGCAGGAGCAGCCGGTCATCGTCATCCCCGGCGCCGACCACTTCTTCCACGGCAAGCTGCACCTGATCCGCGAGCTGATCGCGCGCAACGTCGCTCCTGCCTGA
- a CDS encoding glutathione S-transferase: MKLLASLTSPYARKIRIVLDEKGLPFELVVDSPWEANTRIPELNPLGKVPVLIADSGETFFDSPVIAGYLETLDTAPALLPASGLDAVRVRQTEALADGVTDAAVAALLESRRPDGERSDREITRQKDKIDRGLAELERRLDDRHWFNGNAMQLGDIAAAVALGYLDLRFAALDWRGRHPGLVPFAERMFGRESFKRTQPPAG; this comes from the coding sequence ATGAAACTGCTCGCCTCGCTCACCAGCCCCTACGCACGCAAGATCCGCATCGTCCTCGACGAGAAGGGCTTGCCCTTCGAGCTCGTCGTCGACTCCCCCTGGGAGGCCAACACCCGCATCCCCGAGTTGAACCCACTCGGCAAGGTGCCCGTGCTGATCGCCGACAGCGGCGAGACCTTCTTCGACTCGCCGGTCATCGCCGGCTACCTCGAAACCCTCGACACCGCACCCGCGCTGCTGCCCGCCAGCGGCCTCGACGCCGTGCGCGTGCGCCAGACCGAGGCGCTGGCCGACGGCGTCACCGACGCCGCCGTCGCCGCGCTGCTCGAATCGCGCCGCCCCGACGGCGAGCGCAGCGACCGCGAGATCACCCGCCAGAAGGACAAGATCGACCGCGGCCTCGCCGAGCTCGAGCGCCGCCTCGACGATCGCCACTGGTTCAACGGCAACGCCATGCAGCTCGGCGACATCGCCGCCGCCGTCGCCCTCGGCTACCTCGACCTGCGCTTCGCCGCTCTGGACTGGCGCGGGCGGCATCCGGGGCTGGTGCCGTTTGCGGAAAGGATGTTCGGGCGCGAGAGCTTCAAGCGCACGCAGCCGCCGGCGGGGTGA
- a CDS encoding Txe/YoeB family addiction module toxin: MQSRFSDHAWEDCLYWHETDRKQLKQINTLIEDIRRHPFTGIGKPEPLKHQLAEFGSRRIDDRHRLVYAVEGEVLLIAQCRY; encoded by the coding sequence ATGCAGTCTAGGTTCTCGGATCACGCCTGGGAGGACTGCCTCTACTGGCACGAGACCGACCGCAAGCAGCTCAAGCAGATCAATACGCTGATCGAGGACATCCGTCGGCATCCCTTCACGGGCATCGGCAAGCCCGAGCCGTTGAAGCACCAGCTAGCGGAGTTCGGGTCGCGCCGCATCGATGACCGCCACCGGCTGGTGTATGCGGTCGAGGGCGAAGTCTTGCTGATCGCGCAGTGTCGTTACTGA
- a CDS encoding type II toxin-antitoxin system prevent-host-death family antitoxin: protein MEALTYNYTRTHLAQVMRSVNEDCAPVLLTTQRGKPMVIMSLDDYNALEETAYLLRSPKGAKRLMESVEQLRAGGGEPRALIETDDAV from the coding sequence ATGGAAGCCCTGACCTACAACTACACCCGCACGCACCTGGCGCAGGTGATGCGCAGCGTCAACGAGGACTGCGCGCCGGTGCTGCTGACGACGCAGCGCGGCAAGCCAATGGTGATCATGTCGCTGGACGATTACAACGCGCTCGAAGAGACGGCGTATCTGCTGCGCTCACCGAAGGGTGCGAAGCGCCTGATGGAGTCGGTGGAGCAGTTGCGCGCAGGCGGTGGCGAGCCGCGCGCGCTGATCGAGACGGACGATGCAGTCTAG
- a CDS encoding prepilin-type N-terminal cleavage/methylation domain-containing protein, with the protein MKKMQQGFTLIELMIVVAIIGILAAVALPAYRDYVVQAAGGAAMKGVSAWVSKAQVCVQAGVGCAEMHAEAKPAELVVAAAIADGVGGTAVWTNDKCVVTATLGADGGLTYGAVGVDAANNALCTAGAGL; encoded by the coding sequence ATGAAAAAGATGCAGCAAGGCTTCACCCTGATCGAACTGATGATCGTCGTTGCGATTATTGGCATTCTGGCGGCGGTGGCGCTGCCGGCGTACCGGGATTATGTCGTTCAGGCTGCGGGCGGCGCAGCGATGAAGGGAGTTAGTGCTTGGGTTTCGAAGGCGCAGGTCTGTGTTCAAGCTGGAGTTGGATGTGCAGAGATGCATGCTGAGGCTAAGCCGGCTGAACTAGTCGTAGCAGCCGCCATTGCAGATGGTGTTGGTGGCACCGCCGTCTGGACTAATGACAAGTGCGTGGTGACTGCCACCCTCGGTGCCGATGGCGGCCTCACTTACGGAGCAGTAGGCGTGGATGCTGCTAACAATGCTCTTTGCACCGCAGGCGCAGGCCTCTGA
- a CDS encoding prepilin-type N-terminal cleavage/methylation domain-containing protein: protein MKRVQQGFTLVELMIVVAIIGILAAVALPSYRNYVAQAQGAAAMKGVLSWAAKAQACVMTGLGCVSLSAELATVSQLAGSSAISDGVASTLVWDTGTCSVTATITPQGGISYAAASTGSGATNSQCQSGAGL, encoded by the coding sequence ATGAAAAGAGTCCAACAAGGATTCACGCTTGTCGAACTGATGATTGTTGTTGCGATTATCGGGATCCTGGCGGCAGTAGCTCTACCGAGTTACCGTAATTACGTTGCCCAAGCACAAGGTGCGGCAGCTATGAAAGGTGTTCTGAGTTGGGCTGCTAAAGCGCAAGCATGTGTTATGACTGGGCTTGGATGTGTTTCGCTCTCAGCCGAACTTGCAACCGTTTCACAACTGGCAGGCTCTTCGGCAATTTCGGATGGAGTCGCATCTACGCTGGTATGGGATACGGGTACTTGTTCGGTTACGGCGACGATAACCCCACAAGGCGGTATTTCCTATGCGGCAGCCAGTACGGGATCGGGAGCGACGAACTCGCAGTGTCAGTCTGGTGCAGGCTTGTGA
- a CDS encoding IS5 family transposase: MRGQLDPQSSMFHYFSPESRVPADHPLRRVKRLADRALGAISGELDALYSSVGRPSIPPERLLKAQLLIALYSVRSDRQFCEQLDHNILFRWFLDMDLESPTLDQSNFSRLRERLVATDVARRFFDEVVNLARKQKLLSSDHFTVDGTLIDAWASFKSFKPKGGTPPKDGDDGTGMVDFKGEKRSNATHQSTTDPESRLMRKGNGQPAKLSYGGHVLMENRNGLCVDILITESTQAEHRAARQLLTRARRRHIHPKTLGADKGYHVKEFVAHLREHAVRPHIARIKDRKTPGLDGRTTRTKGYQVSQRKRKRVEEIFGWLKTVGGLRKTRFIGQAKTQMAAFISGAAYNLLRIAKLSVSEVKA, encoded by the coding sequence ATGCGCGGCCAACTCGACCCCCAGTCCTCGATGTTCCACTACTTCTCGCCGGAGTCGCGTGTGCCGGCGGATCATCCGCTGCGACGGGTGAAGCGTTTGGCCGACCGTGCCCTGGGCGCAATTTCTGGGGAGTTGGACGCGCTGTACTCCTCGGTCGGTCGCCCATCGATTCCGCCAGAGCGACTGCTCAAGGCGCAATTGCTGATTGCGCTGTATTCGGTTCGCTCGGACCGGCAGTTCTGCGAACAACTCGACCACAACATCCTGTTCCGCTGGTTTCTCGACATGGATCTCGAGAGCCCGACGCTGGACCAGTCGAACTTCAGCCGCCTGCGCGAACGCCTGGTTGCCACCGACGTGGCCCGACGCTTCTTCGATGAGGTCGTCAATCTGGCCCGCAAGCAGAAGCTGCTGTCCTCGGACCACTTCACGGTCGACGGCACGCTGATCGATGCCTGGGCTTCGTTCAAGAGCTTCAAGCCCAAGGGTGGCACCCCGCCCAAGGACGGTGATGACGGCACCGGGATGGTCGACTTCAAGGGCGAGAAGCGCTCGAACGCCACGCATCAAAGCACGACCGATCCCGAGTCTCGACTCATGCGCAAGGGCAACGGCCAGCCGGCCAAGCTCAGCTATGGCGGGCATGTGCTCATGGAGAACCGCAATGGGCTGTGCGTCGACATCCTCATCACCGAATCGACCCAGGCCGAGCACCGTGCCGCGCGGCAGCTGCTCACTCGCGCACGACGACGGCACATTCACCCCAAGACGCTCGGCGCCGACAAGGGCTACCACGTGAAGGAATTTGTCGCGCACTTGCGCGAGCACGCGGTGCGACCGCACATCGCGCGCATCAAGGATCGGAAGACGCCCGGCCTGGATGGGCGAACCACCCGAACCAAGGGTTACCAGGTCAGCCAGCGAAAGCGAAAGCGCGTCGAGGAGATCTTCGGTTGGTTGAAAACGGTCGGCGGATTGCGAAAGACCCGTTTCATCGGCCAGGCGAAGACCCAGATGGCGGCCTTCATTTCTGGTGCTGCATACAACCTGCTCCGAATCGCGAAATTGAGCGTTTCGGAGGTGAAGGCATGA
- a CDS encoding HepT-like ribonuclease domain-containing protein, translating into MRKRGPLIDGVRGFRIRAASGQDAPWRAISGFRDILVQDFLAVDVDVVWLVVDQELSRLRAALPWMQTGLPLV; encoded by the coding sequence GTGCGCAAGCGTGGGCCGCTGATCGACGGCGTCCGAGGTTTCCGGATACGAGCGGCAAGCGGGCAGGATGCGCCTTGGCGTGCGATATCCGGCTTCAGGGACATCCTGGTGCAGGACTTTCTGGCGGTCGACGTCGATGTGGTGTGGCTGGTCGTGGATCAGGAACTGTCGCGGCTGCGCGCGGCGCTGCCGTGGATGCAGACGGGCTTGCCGCTGGTATGA
- a CDS encoding CDGSH iron-sulfur domain-containing protein, producing the protein MAEKLEPHIAQKSPFAVEVEAGGKYFWCACGHSKKQPFCDGSHKGTGFAPVAFTAEQSGTVYLCGCKHTANAPYCDGTHAKL; encoded by the coding sequence ATGGCCGAGAAGCTCGAACCCCACATCGCGCAGAAATCGCCCTTTGCCGTCGAGGTCGAGGCGGGCGGGAAGTACTTCTGGTGCGCCTGTGGCCACAGCAAGAAGCAGCCTTTCTGCGACGGCTCGCACAAGGGCACCGGGTTCGCGCCCGTCGCCTTTACCGCCGAGCAATCGGGCACCGTCTATCTGTGCGGCTGCAAGCACACGGCCAACGCGCCGTATTGCGACGGCACCCACGCCAAGCTGTGA
- a CDS encoding histidine phosphatase family protein yields MRALLACLCLLLPFAAARAETGEAALWAALRDGGHVALIRHALAPGTGDPPGFRVDDCATQRNLSAAGRAQARAIGERFRANGIATAAIFSSQWCRCLDTAREMGLGEAVAFPGLNSFFADRGEEAWHTAAARALIAERAHGPVPLVLVTHQVNITALSGVFPASGEIIVMRLHGATLSLAGRIRTD; encoded by the coding sequence ATGCGCGCCCTGCTCGCCTGCCTGTGCCTGTTGCTGCCCTTTGCCGCCGCGCGCGCCGAGACGGGCGAAGCGGCCTTGTGGGCAGCCCTGCGCGATGGCGGCCACGTCGCATTGATCCGCCACGCGCTCGCCCCCGGCACCGGCGACCCGCCCGGCTTCCGGGTCGATGACTGCGCCACCCAGCGCAACCTGTCGGCGGCAGGGCGGGCGCAGGCGCGTGCGATCGGCGAGCGCTTTCGCGCCAACGGCATCGCCACCGCGGCGATTTTCTCCAGCCAGTGGTGCCGCTGCCTGGATACCGCGCGCGAGATGGGATTGGGCGAAGCGGTGGCCTTTCCGGGGCTGAACTCCTTTTTCGCCGACCGCGGCGAGGAGGCGTGGCACACCGCCGCGGCGCGCGCGCTGATCGCGGAACGCGCGCACGGCCCCGTGCCGCTGGTGCTGGTGACGCACCAGGTCAACATCACCGCGCTGTCGGGGGTGTTCCCGGCCTCGGGCGAGATCATCGTGATGCGGCTCCACGGCGCCACGCTGAGCCTCGCAGGCCGCATCCGGACCGATTGA
- the cutA gene encoding divalent-cation tolerance protein CutA — MSEPPSAPSPAADAPRALLVLTNLPDAAHAQTLAAALVEARLAACVNILAPCTSVYRWQGAVETTTEVPLLIKTTPARYAELEAAIRAHHPYELPEIVSVPVTQGLPAYIDWVAAETAAAE; from the coding sequence ATGTCCGAGCCCCCCTCCGCCCCCAGCCCCGCGGCCGACGCCCCGCGCGCCCTGCTCGTCCTCACCAACCTGCCCGATGCCGCGCACGCGCAAACGCTCGCCGCGGCGCTGGTCGAGGCGCGTCTGGCGGCCTGCGTGAACATCCTTGCTCCCTGCACCTCGGTGTACCGCTGGCAGGGCGCGGTCGAGACCACGACCGAGGTGCCGCTGCTGATCAAGACCACGCCGGCGCGCTACGCCGAACTCGAGGCCGCGATCCGCGCACATCATCCCTATGAACTTCCCGAGATCGTCTCAGTCCCTGTGACGCAGGGCCTGCCCGCGTATATCGACTGGGTCGCTGCCGAAACCGCAGCCGCAGAATGA